The following DNA comes from Capsicum annuum cultivar UCD-10X-F1 chromosome 7, UCD10Xv1.1, whole genome shotgun sequence.
acaaaataatacgatgatagagatatcaaaacaatacaattaaatctaattttaacacaaaaattttCGCAAagccgtctgacactcatctaccacctttaaactataacaaaataatacgataatagagatatcaaaataatacaactaactttacctttacaccaaaaaaattctcaaaacagagatataaaaataatacaattaaacctaacttttacctaaaaaaatactcaaagccgaccgacattcatctaccacctgtaaactacaataaaataatacaatagtgatcccAAAGCTTTAGTTTTGATGGAATAATTCTTATCTGAGAGAAAATTTTGatactaaagaatgacttgaatgaaaataaaaaaaatatatgtatatatatacacacgttgaattatattatgttgacaaaaatagtgaagaagttgagtattagaaaattaagcattcaccaatctagacatacaactgaatcaagttagatgaccAACAATCATGTTTTCCCAATAAGTAAATcagatttttttctaatttaacgtgcatctcaatatttatagaagtattaaGAAtcttattttaagagtatttttttatcatattttagaagTACTTTTCTAATTAATCAGttcaaaggaaaatattaattgattctccttcctttcatatattttaggagtctagttaatataataaaaataattaaataataaattaaaaaaaatgatgaaaagactGTTTTGtcgagagtcttttaatgaaggccaaaaagttcaaatcacttttctaaggcttttaaacttttaatatattatagattttagATTATaggttatagattatagattatagattatagattagtTATAATactcttttcattttaaattaattattaatctatgttaatttgatataattttttttaaaattttgtgatctTGAATATATGacgtgaaaaattaaaatattagattttactaaaaataaaaagaatctgaattttaaaataaattaaaaaagaaaataaaatgaagaataaaaaatcactataattaatattttcaaaacaagaaaagagaaaaaatatcgTGGGTACATCTTTACTCATCTATATTACAAAAAGTATACTATATTCAATGGTACaactttgatttaaaaaatacttattttgttcgttctttaattattattattattcaataatttttttaactatttaaaatgtGATGGATAGACGGAGCTGCAAAAATGTAAGTGTCAACACAATTATAAGTAGTGAGAGGAGAGAACCAAGCAAGGCAATGGCAACAATTTCCTTCTCATTTGCTTCTGCTTCAAAGCCCTTAAACCCTTCTTCCATCTCCCCCTCTACAATAAACCCTACCATCTTCAATCTACTACCCACCCCCTCCAATTCCCCGCACCTCAGAAGAATCCCCCTGCTTCTCAAATCTCCTCCCATTTCTCGAATCTTTATCGACAGGCCTATTATAACAATCCAACAACGTCGCATCTGTTCGACTCCAATTACCTCCATGTTTACCGGCATAGTTGAAGAAATGGGCCGAATCAAGCAGCTCGGTTACGATAAACCCGACAGTTTCACTATGAAGATACAAGCGAAGCTCATTCTCGAGGACATTAATCTCGGTGACAGTATTGCTGTTAATGGAACTTGTTTAACGGTGGATCATTTCGATAAGGGGGAGTTGGAGTTCAGTGTTGGATTGGCTCCCGAGACGTTGAGGAAGACTTCTTTGATCGAATTGGAACAAGGGTCGGTGGTGAATTTGGAGAGGGCTTTGAAGCCTAGTACTAGAATGGGAGGTCATTTTGTTCAGGGACATGTGGATGGGACGGGCGAGATTGTTGAACTCAAACCTGAAGGGGATTCTTTATGGGTGAAGGTGAAGACTGTGAAGGAGATTTTGAGATATATTGTGCCTAAAGGATTCATTGCTGTGGATGGGACTAGTTTGACTGTCGTCGATGTGTTTGACGAAGAGGACTGTTTTAACTTCATGTTGGTGGCGTATACGCAGCAGAATGTGGTGATTCCGATGAAGAAAGTGGGACAGAAGGTTAATCTTGAAGTGGATATATTGGGAAAGTATGTGGAGAGGCTTCTCAGTACTGGCTTTGTCGATGCCATCAAATCTTCATGAAAAAAGGTTGTTTCTTTGTGCTTCATTTTGTCTTTGAACTTGCTTTGGCTAAAAAATTGTATCTTGAATTTGGAGATGTTTCTTTTGCAATTCTCTCAAGGTGTATTTCGGGATAGTGCtccaatgaaataaaataaacaatatcACCTTGATTCGGGCTTGAGTCAAAGCAAAAGTATCTAAATCTTAACACTTGAATTTAGTAATATCAGTAGCCGTTCATCGATGTGTCAAAAGCTCAACTAGTAAGTTGGAGAGCATTATTTATGCTGATTGTGTTGATGTGGCACTCTGCACGGGTTCACATAATGTAAACGCCAATGAAAAGAGAGCCGCGTTTTAGTTTTGCGCTAAGCTGGTACAATTCGTTATGGTACTAAAGAGCTGTGATCTGTTCTTTATACCTGAATATAGTAACATCAGTAGCAGATCATCAACCTTTCAAAAACTCAAGCAATAAGCAGGAAAACTAAATTCATCTGCTCTTTTCCTACTTACCTATTAACATTTTGTTGGGGCTTTGATTTCCAAGTGATGGTTGCTTCTTGACAACGTCCTCTCTTTCTTATGGAAAAAaatgttttatgattttgtgCTCAGCCGAGTATGCAGGAAACAAGTTTCGGGTTTATCTTTAGAATATTCGAACTATTTTTTACTGACATTCAGTTCATGTGTAGAAATTCATGTGCAATGTATTTGTAATAATCAAAAATATCTGCAAAGTTGATACGATTCCCTTTTATATGGGCTAAAATTGGAAAGATTGACGTGTCCACTTAACATCCTGAAATATCCGCTCTTCCACTGTCTTGATGCATAGATTTTAGCTTTGGCAGGTGTATTATATTTTCTTCTATATGCTTTCGGTCTTCCTGATTCCTGTTGCTGTTAATGTCCGTGTGTGACTATTATGAGAACAAATTTCCTACCAAATGCTTAGAAATGATGTCAGTAGCAGTGGAATTCATTTTTCTCAGTTGTGTATGCCTACTTGCGTGCAGTATATTACAATAATGTGGTGAGAAGATGTCATGATTTTCCCTCGACTGATGTTTCCTCTTGGTTTAGGTTTCTTTGCATTGATTGTGATTACAACTACCAGTCAGACCATTCATCCTATGTTTAATCTATTGCATGTGTGAATTAAGGGGGTT
Coding sequences within:
- the LOC107855039 gene encoding riboflavin synthase, translating into MDRRSCKNVSVNTIISSERREPSKAMATISFSFASASKPLNPSSISPSTINPTIFNLLPTPSNSPHLRRIPLLLKSPPISRIFIDRPIITIQQRRICSTPITSMFTGIVEEMGRIKQLGYDKPDSFTMKIQAKLILEDINLGDSIAVNGTCLTVDHFDKGELEFSVGLAPETLRKTSLIELEQGSVVNLERALKPSTRMGGHFVQGHVDGTGEIVELKPEGDSLWVKVKTVKEILRYIVPKGFIAVDGTSLTVVDVFDEEDCFNFMLVAYTQQNVVIPMKKVGQKVNLEVDILGKYVERLLSTGFVDAIKSS